The window ATTGAGGTTACTAACTGGCAGCCCTTTGAGTCAAAGGAAGAGCTGAGTGACACCAACGCTGTTTACAGGCAGGTCAGCATGTTGCAGAGAGAGCTCATCAGCAGGAACATTAAGAAACAACAGGCAGCACACAGCGTCTTTGAGAGGTGCAGAGTAATTGTCAGATCACCTGCAGCTACACGCTGTGAAGACTTGAGTACACAAAGATTTCAATTTAACTTAAGGAAACTCTAATTAAAGGTTGTCTTTGATTTACTCCACAAGGTGCTTTAAGGCATTGATTAAACAGCATGTTCATATCACCCAAAGAGCTCCTATTCATGTTCTAATATGAGCCGGCTCATCAATCATTAGTCTAATATGAGCCTGTGGGTTGAAAGCACAACTATAACACATTATGGCAACGGCAGCAGTGCAGCCTTAATTGCTCCACACATCGAGTTCATTTGAACAGCTCTCCTGAGTAGGAAGCGTAGATGAGCTTGTACGAGTCAAGGTAAAACAGCACAATTCCTCGCAATGTCTGCAGGAAATAGATTATTGTTATTCACTCTAAATCAATATGTtaacagccagagagagggagggagggagcagtgTTCGTGGGGCTCCATGAATCCATTCAGACTGGAGGGCAGTGCAGGTTCAACCTCTTCACTcctgtttttacattcagcaTGCACACTGAGCCACAGCTCGCTGCCTGTGTATCACCTGATATGCTTGTCTGAACGGTTCCCTCTGTCCCATGAACACAGCACATCAAGTATTACCAGTAAAACAAGAGCGCCCTCTTCAGTCTGTGGAGCAGCACTGCAGTTCTGCTCAACTTCAAAACTAATCCGATGCTGCACATACAGCATTCAGGGCACCGAGTGTAATTTATAATTAATGCAAATTAAACTCACTAGGAAGCAAACAGAAGTCATCTGTCACATTGTGAACGCTCGGCCTCTGCGGGTCCTTTAACGTGCGTCTGCGTGCagcaaatgatgatgaaggttggCTCAAGCACACTCAGGACTCAAGCGCTGGTTTATTGCATGAATTTATTGTCCAGGTACCTTTAAATGGTAACCATGCTAGTTAATGAACAGAAACAGGTCCAGGGTACTGAATGTGCTGCTGGTTGATGACAATTTAAATTgtacatatttacataaaaaaagatCGAGTGggtacaaacaaacaagaaaaaaaaaaaaaaaaaaaaaaaaggctaaacaataaaatataaagCAAGTCCCTGGTGTTCATGTCCCCACCTCTGTCTGAAAGTCACTGCAGACATCATTAGCATAGTAATAAAGGCACTCTGATGTTTATTATATACATTTCATTGATCTTAAATAAGGGTAGTTTAATTTGGGGGCTTTCACAGTAAGAATCACAACAGATCTGATACTCTgcatttcaaaagaaacaaacaatggAAATCAAGAAAACACATACAGCATTTAACTTGACCACAAACTCAAAAATATATAACTTAACATACAAACGACCACGGGGGGCAAACACACTAAATTTATTAAAGTGATTTAGGTTAGGAGTCTAAGAAAAGGCAGCACCAAAAACCAGCAGATATTCCTTACGCTGGGTTTCTATGCAGCAACACATGCAATACAGCACTCTGGTTTCAAGGTCCActtgtctttctgcctgttgTTACATAACAAAAAGGCTTTTATTATAGCACATTCCTCACTGTGGACGCCAGCACAATGATGAGgtacagacaaaaaaacaaaacaaaacaaaacatggtggCCTTGAATCTTAATGTCACGTAGCTTCTCCAGCTGACTGTTTCATGATTTTCATTTGTGCTATTCCAGTGCAAAATGGTCAATTACAACGGCAAAAAGAAGGGGCAGAACATAAATCCAAGCTGCAAGAGAGATCCTTTCAGAGTGCTGAAGTAGTAAGATTTAAATGCCCTGCAAGCCTCATGAAGTATCTGACGCTCAAGAAAAGATGCATCAGAAAACTGCAATCGTATGCAtgttgtcttaaaaaaaaaaaaaaaattctggcCTTTCATGCAAGAGCGTCAATGTTTTCATGATACCAAATAACCAGTGCTGCCACAACATCAGCGTGAAAGGGTCATTCAAGAGCCTACAGTACCTCCCATCTACTGTTTTCTCTTTGGTGTAACGTGATCTATCAAAAGTAGATCGTTTGCTCTGAACTCATTGCTGCCAGGCACGAGATGGAGCTGTGATGAGCTGtgatgagctggaggaggctaCAGGTTAGAGATCAGCTCTTAGCGCGGCCCCTCGATCAGCTGCTCATTAAAAGTTTCTGAAGCCTCGGGGATGACAGAAATAACCACGAACGGACGCCGCAGCTGGAGAGAAAACCTTGATGTAAACACAATCGGGACACTTCAGTGTGCGTTTGCCCTCATCAGCTTCCaggaataaaatgtgtttacaatGCTGAGTCATCCTCTGCACTGAGCTGTTACATGGCAGAGCACTTACAGTGGCCTTAAATATGGCATTACGTGACCTTCGCTGTACAAACACATCAAAGTTTGATAGCATCCTGATGACATTCACCGGCCTTCTTACTGTGATATGACCTCTGATGAACAGGTGCAAGGACCCCTCTGCGCTGCAGGCATGAACTCGAGTGTGCAAGTCTACAAGCTGCTCTTCTATTTCATAAGTGGCACTAACCTCTAATGCTGAAAGCAGTACTTCACTCAAGAAAATGAAGTGTTCCACTGCAAATAATCAAAAGAAAAGTGCCAAACTGGCCTCCTATGAGTAATTACGATCCTAATTTTCATTGGGATTCATTTCACAAATATCAAATTAGTCGTCCACAATCAGCATTAATCACCAAAACTGCACAATCTTTAGAAAAGCCTTTTTAGCATCAACCCAAATTTCAGCCTAATGGATTAAATTAAAGGACATTTATTCAAACAGGCTTTTAAAAACACGACTGTTCTTATGAGTCGATTACaattattttaaacatttctctAATGTTACTTATTCACTCGGTTAATTAATATAAACGCCCAATGCATTTTTGGATTAGGGCAACAAAATTATTCAACCACCTTGCATAGATATTCACCTTGCAGTTTCCAATCACATCTTTATTCCAGTATTATTGCATCTACTGTGTCATTCCAAGGCAATTCTCTTCAACTTTTACTTGGTTGGGTTGAAAACAATGAAGCAGAAGACCGTACATAAACATAGCCATCagctacatttacatgcagtaCACACCGACGGACCAGCGAAACACAACACCCTGTGCTTTATGCAGTGCTGCAACCCAATAAAACAGCCACTGGGACACTGGGCTGCACTGCATTAGACTGTACAGgggtttgtgtttctgtggtcgCTCATGTTTGGAGCTGTAGAAACTCATGTTGCAGCCCACGCTGACACATAGTCAGTGGTATGTAATTCAATGAAAGTGCAGCCTGACTCAATGCGACAAAACAAAGTACTGGCAAGTTAAGTGTTAAAAGCACTAAGAGGAACGCAAACATTAGAGTCCAGAGGGCTCTTACAATGAATgagacaaaagcaaacaaaacgcAGCCCTATTAAGGATTTTGATCGTCTTCAACAGGGGCGACACTCCTGCTTCAATAGGAttgaaaatgagcattttaaatacttaaataGATATAAAATTTTGTTATCTTTTAACACAAACTGTACACATCTGGTACCAATACATATAAAAAATTACAAGTGTGGTTACTTTAGAAAGGACACCTTCTGATACATCATATCAAAAATATGTAGCTTTAGTAGCACTTTTGTTCTTCATTTATCTAGTAAACTTTACAATGCTACATTACACTCCAAAGAAGTGAATGAGgtcttttttccttcatgtcCACCGCCCCTGCAGCGGAGCCATCAAGCCTCCGAAGTCAGAAGCCATCTGCTGTGACTGCTGTTCGGCTCCACATCCGCTTCTCCTGTACCACTTTCTTCTCCGCTCCTCCACTTTCACGTCCTAAAGCACTTCCTCTTCGCCATCCAATCGCTCCCCGGTCTATCGCGCGCCGGCCTGTCCACTCTTTCATCTTCAACGTTCTCGCTTCAATCGATTTTCTCCACTTTCCCGATAATCTTCTCCTCAAAGATGGGCAAGATAGCATCATCTTCACGTACCTCTTCAAACACCACCCCACAGTCGAACTCGTCGCTTACCTTCTTGAAATAATACCTGAAAACGGATGGAACAAAGTTAACTTTTCAGGGTTAAAAGCTGTGACATTTTCTTACATTATGTCCTGCAGTGACACATGGGATATCTAAACGAGGTACAGTACAATGTTGATGCAACCCTGCTTGCTAATTATTAAAGATGAATTCTGAATTTTAGCCGTGATGCATCTCCACGTCCATGGAAAGCACAAAGCGCCAGAAATTCACCTGTAATTTCCTTTCTTTGTCAGCAGTTCTTTGAACTGGCCCAGTGTGACGACCCTCCCTTTGACAGACGTCCTGTACGGTATCAGCTCCTCGCAGAAGTAATACGCCACAGTAATGTTCTCACATGGATGCTTTTTAGTGGCTTTATGTCTGCaaatggaaaagagaaaaaaaaacatcagaaaacctGAAGCTTTCCCATCACCGACAGGTTCATGTGGACCACAGGTTGATAAGACTTGAGGGAATGATGATTACAAACATGCTCATACTGAACATGTTCAGTActgcacaaaaaagaaataaaaagatgaaaggaCTAAATAACCAAGTGAAATACATGGAATGAACATGTTCAGTTGTCTAGTGACAGTAAGTGCTGCACTCTGTGAGCGATGTTTAAGAACTTGACGTCACTCTGCATCTTTACGGTTTCTGATCAATGCGAGCACTAACAGGGAGCgagtgaggacagagagcatGCGGGCTGACATCCTCTTGTCTTCTGCTTCGCatgctggctggctgactgcGCTTTTGAACAAGCTGGACATTTCTGAGTTTCAGATTAGAACAGACCGGTGAACAACACCGAAAAATAGCAAATACTGGCAAACCCATAAATGTCTGCAGGGTGAAAACCACCAGCGGAAGTGGAAAAGGTCTGCTGGTGATGGGTCATTATCAGTCAGCTGGCCAGCAGTAAATGGGTGTACTGTAGTTTTCATGACTTCCTCTGAGAGGGAGAGGCTCTGAAATGATCTTACCGGCAGCCTTTGGGTGTGCCATGATGCACAATGAGATAATGTTATCATACGTGATCGCAGATGGTTTTAGCCAACACATTTTGAACCAACTTGAACAACCACATAACtgcatctgtttctgtcactgcaaAGTGTTTGAATGTGCAGCGACAACAGGCCTGAGAGGGATCAGGTTACTACAGGTTTCAGATATAAACGTATTTTTCCACCAGTCGCAGTCAGCAGTGTCGTGGTTGAGACATTGTATTAAGACCAACATTTggtgcaaattaaaaaaaaaagcctttgcagctgagtgatgtcactgaagTGTGGGTGTACATTTACACAGCATTACATCAATCTGCTCTCAAACAGGTGCCAACATGCAGGGGGTGGCCAGCGTTACATGACAGGATATTATGATAGACAGTCAGGTTAGCTGCAGCGGCGACACGCAGCTCATGGAGGCAAATGAGGTAGTTAAAAAGCCTCCCTTAGAGCCAGATTGCCGCAATTTGCGTCAGAAACAGCAATCCTTATCTGGGTCATAACTCGTCAGACGtaataaacatatttttagattcagtcTGACTTGAATTTCCCCAAGACACAATTAATAAAACCGCTTAGAAATCACAGGAAAAAGAAACTCCTTATAAGTCCGGAGCTTCCCTGTGAAACAtggtgtttttaaagtgctggTACTGCTCGGCAACACTGCTACGCTTCACGCTGTCATGTCAGGCCTGGACCCCGAGAGGCTCCTGAATTATGGAAGTGCAATTGACTAACTTTTGAAACTGTGGACATGTTACTGGCATAAGcagtaaacagagaaaaatattcCAACGCGAGGCTGACAGTCAGTGTGGTCTGTTGTGAATGGAGTGAATGTGGAGACTGGCCTTGGCGGATGACTCAGCCTGAATTATCATCCCAGTCCgcctctcttttctgtcttattCTCTTTAGCAGTGAAATGGAACAATGCACCTCAGAACACCACCGCCATGTTCTTTCACAACAAACATCCTTCATTTTGTCCCAAGCTCCCATCTTTCAGCTATCCTTCACACATTTTCCAGCTTGGGAGGGACCGAAAGGTTCAGTTGATCGTGATCCAGGCCGAGTCCTGAACCCCGGTCCTCACACATCTGACCGGAGGCTTCGCCCTCTGACAGCGCCACGTAATCTGCCTTTCATCTGCCTCTTACACAGTTCCCCAATCCCCCTCCGTCTGTTAGGAACGCATCTGTGAGGGCAGTCGaacatcaaacagaaacacatttctgacaaaacatcaaaaagcCAACCCTCTCCTCAACAGTTCCTCTGCAAGAAcacttctgtttcctctgtgatcCTGTTTCTGGACCAGCAAGGGATCTGATGTTTCCTACCAACAAGTCACATGGAGGAATAATGGTTTATACCACGGACTGAAAATAGTCTTTTCTCACTTGGATGGCCAGTCGATGGTCTAACCACTGTTCTAAATCCCTTCACATCAAGCCATTCTTTGCCCTCCTCGAGTCCATTATCTTAATTTTTCTGGACACCAATTTGTATATTATTGCTACATAATACCCTCCACTGGCTTAACATGCAACAGGTAATGCAATAGCTAGCATCTTGAAATGATGAGGAGTATGTGGATGCTGGCTGAGTCTTACCTCACACTAGGCAAGATgccacattaaaacaaattcaGGGACAGATCGTGGGACACTACATGGTGACATTAcaaatgcagcacacagaggaggcGATTAGGGAAGGAAATTACTCATTACAGTAGCTCTAGctctacaaaaacacacagtcctGGGTAACTAATCTACCAGTAATGAGAATGGGAAGTGAAGTGGGTTGCCGTAACCTATGGGGTTATTTGGAGAAAGTTACTGGTAGGACAGTAGACATACTCGGGCTCGGAGAGCTCGCTGTCTGAAACGGCGGGCACCACGCTGAGCGGAGGGAACAGTGCAGGCCTGACTGCGGTACGACCCCTCTGGATCACCTCCATCACATACCTGAGGGACCGAACACCCCAGTGGTTAGACACAGACCGGCCCTAAGGGGCACACAGGCTAGACAGCAAAAGAGTAActgtttgattttgactgaagAAAAAGGACAGACCTGGCCTCTTCGCCTGTGGATCGAGTTACACAGAATCAGTTAAAAAAAGGGACTGGTTACCTGGACAGATAACCGTGGTACTGGGACATGTCCGTCCACTTACCTTTGCTTGGGTTGTAAAGTTCCAGACTTAATCTTCTCCTCTTCAAGCCGCCGGCgcacctcctccagctggatGAGGGGGCTGGGAGCTGGATTTGGGGGCATGGTGGGATCCTGGATGAAAGGGTGAGACGGCTGCACGTTGTTCCGCAGTTGGCTGCCGACGCATGGGTGCATCGGCCCCGATCGCTCCGCAGAGCTGAGGCGGGACCCCTCGTGGCCAGTGGTCCTCTTGGACCCTGCAGTGCTCCTGAAATGTAAAGTTATGAGTTTCTGAATATCAACAATTCAACtgaacaaagcaggaaaatgaaaaaaaaaagtgtctgttCCTCTTCGTCCCTTGCTTACTGGACTGGCTggagtgtgtatctgtgcataaGATGTTCTTCactgtaaatgttaaaaaaagttCTTGGCACTGACCCGTATGGGCTCCTCTTATGTTGAACCATTTCTTTTTGTCCTTCCATCAGCCACAAAAGAATCTTCTGGTTTTTCTCCATCTCGTCGGCAGGCCCGGGCATGTCATAAGGCCGCACTTCCTCACCTTTCTTGAATGCTCTTTTACACTGCGTGCCACCTTTGCTGCTGTACGATGGAAGAAAACGCCGGGTaagcagaaaagcaaaaaagcatTTTGGGTGCATTAATGAGAAAAGGGGTGTTCATGCTTGAGTTTGGTACATACCTATAGCATGTATGCTCCATCGGGTTGGATCCCATGCCATCTGCGTAGCTGCGAGACTTTGATCCGTAATGACTCGTCTCCATGCTCCAGGGAAAGCTGCCGTACACACGCATGGCCGCCTCGGCCTCCACCTGCTCTTTGGGCTTCCCGACGCCTGTGTGGTGGATGTGgtggatgtgtttgtggtggtaCAGGTGGCTGGTCTCTCCCTTGACACCGTGCCTGGACAGATGTTTACCCGGGCCTGACAGCGCCGTTCCATGTCCCATCCCTTTGCCCCCTGGGAAACCGTCTGGTGAGCGCGACTTGGGAGAGTGACGCCCTGTACCTGGTGACTGGCAGCCGGGAGTCTTCATGACCCGCTGGACGTGGTCGTCCAGGATGCTCTCCGGGTTCTCCTCGTGAGCATCTCTCATATAAGGCCCACTGTAGGTGACGTCAGCATAGCGGGGGTTGTAATTCTGCGGATAAGCACCAGGGGGGAGCCTGTGACTGGATAACGCTGTGGCTGTGGACATGACTTCATCACCTTCCTCTTCCttgataacaaaaacacacatgaaacaaaacatcactgagagaaaagaaatctaATGTAGCATAAAAGTCTGGAAAAACGGAGGCAGGTTATAAGGACATGGTGTGACTACCTGAGGCGTACTATCACATCCAGCAGCGTGTTTCTttgcacattttacacagctgaTGGTTTTCTTTCTGTAAGGCTTCATATGTTGTACTAATTTCAGCCTGTAGGTGGCAGATTTCCACCACATGCTAATACGTGTCTTCTCATTCTTACTGCAGAGGTTTGGAGACACACCAAGGATACAACAGTATCAGATTCAGGGGAAACTGAGTGCGCACACAGCAcgtttgtgttgtttcatgtAATGACAGTGCAGCCGATTCggtttcagctctgtgtgaccGGGACAAAATGACGCTCTGACACAGTCTGCTCCGGGGGGAATCATGGGGTGGGGTGCTGCAGgcattcatttcagctttttgatAAGCAGGCACAGCGAGGAGTGGAGGATGTGCAGTGATAAGCACAGCAGTAGATGGAGAAATCCAATCATTTAAACTGTTAATGGTGAAGCTGTGACACCACCAATACTACATAAGCTACGAATAAATGAAATTCTAGACCCAATATTTTCTTACCGGAGCTGCACATTTGACATGGACTTTGTTGTATCGCTGAATCTTTTGTTCTGACTTTGTAAGAAACGGTCACATAACAGCATCATGAAATGTTTCTAAAGCGGCTGGAGCAGTGAGCAGAGCTTTTTTCTAAGGAGTTACAAACACTTGGGCCAAGAcagaagggagggaagagaaCAAAGAGATATAGTGGGAAGACAACAGCAGGTAGTGGCTTCACTTTTATCTTCTCGCCAGCCCAAACTTTTTATGTTGGTTACGTTAATAATTAGATAAACGTTGACTTGTGAACAAGCCAAACCAACTGGGTTTGCTATTGGCCTGTGCTCACCATCCATTTGCTAGAACTGTATCATATAAAACATTAAAGGCTTTCTCATCCTGCTCCTAACTTAAATTCCCTGCACCTCCCTGCTTTCTTAAATCAGCGATATTGTAAACGATGCCGTATACAGCCAAATATTTTTTGGCAGCTTCTTAATAACTGATATGTGT of the Chaetodon auriga isolate fChaAug3 chromosome 16, fChaAug3.hap1, whole genome shotgun sequence genome contains:
- the axin1 gene encoding axin-1 isoform X3 — translated: MSISDKRGYLADLGGSFTEDAPRPPVPGEEGELVCSDGRQYSNLGFSSKNENLKCEASVATPRRPDLDLGYEPEGSASPTPPYLKWAESLHSLLDDQDGIHLFRTFLKQEECADMLDFWFACSGFRKLEANEGNEEKKVKLAKAIYKKYILDNNGIVSRQIKPATKSFIKDCVMKLHIDPAMFDQAQTEIQTMMEENTYPLFLKSDIYLEYTRTGGESPKLYSDQSSVSGNGKGLSGYLPTLNEDEEWRCDHEPEEQPECDPTPSSRLTQKLLMETAPQRAANSTRFQDSHEYRHAPCREPINPYYVNTGYAMAPATSANDSEQQSMSSDTDTISLTDSSVDGVPPYRYRKQHRREMHESAKANGRVPLPHIPRTNRIPKDIHVEPERFAAELISRLEGVLREREAEEKLEERLKRVRLNYNPRYADVTYSGPYMRDAHEENPESILDDHVQRVMKTPGCQSPGTGRHSPKSRSPDGFPGGKGMGHGTALSGPGKHLSRHGVKGETSHLYHHKHIHHIHHTGVGKPKEQVEAEAAMRVYGSFPWSMETSHYGSKSRSYADGMGSNPMEHTCYSSKGGTQCKRAFKKGEEVRPYDMPGPADEMEKNQKILLWLMEGQKEMVQHKRSPYGSTAGSKRTTGHEGSRLSSAERSGPMHPCVGSQLRNNVQPSHPFIQDPTMPPNPAPSPLIQLEEVRRRLEEEKIKSGTLQPKQRYVMEVIQRGRTAVRPALFPPLSVVPAVSDSELSEPEHKATKKHPCENITVAYYFCEELIPYRTSVKGRVVTLGQFKELLTKKGNYRYYFKKVSDEFDCGVVFEEVREDDAILPIFEEKIIGKVEKID
- the axin1 gene encoding axin-1 isoform X1, with the protein product MSISDKRGYLADLGGSFTEDAPRPPVPGEEGELVCSDGRQYSNLGFSSKNENLKCEASVATPRRPDLDLGYEPEGSASPTPPYLKWAESLHSLLDDQDGIHLFRTFLKQEECADMLDFWFACSGFRKLEANEGNEEKKVKLAKAIYKKYILDNNGIVSRQIKPATKSFIKDCVMKLHIDPAMFDQAQTEIQTMMEENTYPLFLKSDIYLEYTRTGGESPKLYSDQSSVSGNGKGLSGYLPTLNEDEEWRCDHEPEEQPECDPTPSSRLTQKLLMETAPQRAANSTRFQDSHEYRHAPCREPINPYYVNTGYAMAPATSANDSEQQSMSSDTDTISLTDSSVDGVPPYRYRKQHRREMHESAKANGRVPLPHIPRTNRIPKDIHVEPERFAAELISRLEGVLREREAEEKLEERLKRVRLEEEGDEVMSTATALSSHRLPPGAYPQNYNPRYADVTYSGPYMRDAHEENPESILDDHVQRVMKTPGCQSPGTGRHSPKSRSPDGFPGGKGMGHGTALSGPGKHLSRHGVKGETSHLYHHKHIHHIHHTGVGKPKEQVEAEAAMRVYGSFPWSMETSHYGSKSRSYADGMGSNPMEHTCYSSKGGTQCKRAFKKGEEVRPYDMPGPADEMEKNQKILLWLMEGQKEMVQHKRSPYGSTAGSKRTTGHEGSRLSSAERSGPMHPCVGSQLRNNVQPSHPFIQDPTMPPNPAPSPLIQLEEVRRRLEEEKIKSGTLQPKQRYVMEVIQRGRTAVRPALFPPLSVVPAVSDSELSEPEHKATKKHPCENITVAYYFCEELIPYRTSVKGRVVTLGQFKELLTKKGNYRYYFKKVSDEFDCGVVFEEVREDDAILPIFEEKIIGKVEKID
- the axin1 gene encoding axin-1 isoform X2, with the translated sequence MSISDKRGYLADLGGSFTEDAPRPPVPGEEGELVCSDGRQYSNLGFSSKNENLKCEASVATPRRPDLDLGYEPEGSASPTPPYLKWAESLHSLLDDQDGIHLFRTFLKQEECADMLDFWFACSGFRKLEANEGNEEKKVKLAKAIYKKYILDNNGIVSRQIKPATKSFIKDCVMKLHIDPAMFDQAQTEIQTMMEENTYPLFLKSDIYLEYTRTGGESPKLYSDQSSVSGNGKGLSGYLPTLNEDEEWRCDHEPEEQPECDPTPSSRLTQKLLMETAPQRAANSTRFQDSHEYRHAPCREPINPYYVNTGYAMAPATSANDSEQQSMSSDTDTISLTDSSVYRKQHRREMHESAKANGRVPLPHIPRTNRIPKDIHVEPERFAAELISRLEGVLREREAEEKLEERLKRVRLEEEGDEVMSTATALSSHRLPPGAYPQNYNPRYADVTYSGPYMRDAHEENPESILDDHVQRVMKTPGCQSPGTGRHSPKSRSPDGFPGGKGMGHGTALSGPGKHLSRHGVKGETSHLYHHKHIHHIHHTGVGKPKEQVEAEAAMRVYGSFPWSMETSHYGSKSRSYADGMGSNPMEHTCYSSKGGTQCKRAFKKGEEVRPYDMPGPADEMEKNQKILLWLMEGQKEMVQHKRSPYGSTAGSKRTTGHEGSRLSSAERSGPMHPCVGSQLRNNVQPSHPFIQDPTMPPNPAPSPLIQLEEVRRRLEEEKIKSGTLQPKQRYVMEVIQRGRTAVRPALFPPLSVVPAVSDSELSEPEHKATKKHPCENITVAYYFCEELIPYRTSVKGRVVTLGQFKELLTKKGNYRYYFKKVSDEFDCGVVFEEVREDDAILPIFEEKIIGKVEKID